The proteins below come from a single Kosakonia sp. SMBL-WEM22 genomic window:
- a CDS encoding tail fiber assembly protein, whose protein sequence is MTTAIFDENHLASQAGTATVYNFDALSRECLGSSVEYLAVGVGIPANSTLDKPLVGKPGFAVRRNAALDGWEYAADHRGSDVYEKATGVKRTLTQLGDYPDDVTPLAPATPYDLWNGSAWVTDEAAQQAAQIAQAEQTKARLLNRAKNSISLWQTELQLGIISDDDKTQLITWMRYIQALQKVDTGTAPDIAWPEQPQ, encoded by the coding sequence ATGACAACCGCTATTTTTGACGAAAATCACTTAGCCAGCCAGGCGGGTACTGCCACCGTCTATAACTTTGACGCGTTGAGCCGCGAGTGCCTCGGCAGCAGCGTCGAGTATCTTGCCGTCGGCGTCGGTATTCCGGCGAACTCCACGCTTGATAAACCGTTGGTCGGGAAACCGGGGTTTGCGGTGCGCCGCAACGCAGCGCTGGATGGCTGGGAGTACGCCGCCGACCATCGCGGCAGTGACGTGTATGAGAAAGCCACCGGTGTGAAGAGAACGCTGACGCAGCTGGGCGATTACCCGGATGATGTCACCCCGCTCGCCCCCGCCACACCTTATGACCTATGGAACGGCAGCGCCTGGGTAACGGATGAGGCCGCACAGCAGGCGGCGCAAATCGCGCAGGCAGAGCAAACCAAAGCCCGTCTGCTCAATCGTGCGAAAAACAGCATCAGCCTGTGGCAGACCGAACTGCAGCTCGGCATCATCAGCGACGATGATAAAACGCAGCTTATCACCTGGATGCGCTACATCCAGGCGCTGCAAAAGGTCGATACGGGTACTGCGCCCGATATCGCCTGGCCTGAACAGCCGCAATAA